From Synechococcales cyanobacterium T60_A2020_003:
GTGGTGATCGTTTCGCCAAAATGAAACGGTGTCGTCGTTCCCGCTCGGCAGGCATATTCCCACTCCGCCTCGCTGGGTAATCGATACTCTCGTCCCGTCGTCTTTGACAGACGGGCACAAAACTCTACGGCCTCGAACCAACTTACGCGTTCCACTGGACGATTTAACCCTTTAAAGCCTGTCGGGTCAGGGTTCAACTCGAGCTTAACTTGGGGGAGGAGCGCTACCTGCTTCCATTGAGCTTGGGTCACTGGAAATTTGCCCATCCAGAAAGAGGGCACCTTCACCTGATGCTGTGGACGTTGGCTTTCATCACTCTCAGGTTCACCTTCCGGTGCGCCCATCTTGAACGTGCCTCCCGGAATCGCCACCATCTCCAGCATCACCCCTGCCCCCAAGTCCTCTGTAAAGTACTCGGCTCTGCCCCGGCGAGTCGTTGTAATCACCTTGGGCCTCCCCATTCCCAGAAGCCCAGTCTTTTCCACCCGCTCAATCGTGACAATGTCAAATTCAAAGGTTGGGTTTGAGGGTTTGGCTAGAGGAGGAGGGGGTTGGGAGATAGAAGAAGAAGGTTTACCATCTCGACTACCAGATTTTTCGGTCGGCGAGGGGTGAGAGGATAAGTCTACGGTCGGTTGGGGCTGAGCAGACCCAAGCGCCAGACGTTCGATCGCCTCAATCGCCTTTGAATCTGCCGGAGAAACCGCTAATACCCGAATCCACAATTGCTTTGCCACTTGATAATTTCGCCTGACCTCCGCCGATAATGCATCATTTTTCAGCGTCACAATATCCGCCAAATTTGCCCGCCGGGGCAGCAAAATCAAGTGATATTTGGTGGGGGGCTCGACAAATCCATAGGGGGTCTGAAGCGGCTTATTGAAGTCCTGGCTAATCTGCGGTACACGATTTCGCAAGCGCTGATATAGCCGCTCCACCGTGGCGCAATTGCCCTCGCCTTCCAGCCGCAAACTTTCCAGCAGCACATGGGTAAAGGCTCCCTGCTGCAACTCCTCAATTTCGTAGGAGGCTTCACGGGGACTACAGGAAAACAGCGTAATCACCCCCTGCTGCTTTTCCTCACCCATGCCCAGCCCGTCGCGGCGTCCCCCTCGGCGGCACGCATCGATGAACAAAATCACATTATCCGCACCACATCGCCGCAACCGTTCCGTCACCCAATGCAGCGGCAACGCCGTACTTTCCAGATCGCCCGGATCACCATCAATGGGAATGAGATAATCGCGTTCATCAAGCCTTGGTTGAGGCTGGATTAGTGCGGCAGATCAAAACTCCAACGATTGGAGAGGGAATTCAGCAACCCCTAATTCCGGTTCAAGGGGAGGCTATTTTTCAAACCATTGTTAGAGAACGGCGTATGAATTAAACGTAGCGGCAGCTAATGAGGGTTTATTTGTTGAGAATCCTAACGATTATCTGTAGGTTGATGGCATCAATCCCTGCGGGTCGATTCCCCGCCGCTCTGCGGCGTAAAATGCCAGGATGAGTGAGTACATCCATAAAAGCCATAACGTTACCGTTTTGCTCTACCAC
This genomic window contains:
- a CDS encoding SUMF1/EgtB/PvdO family nonheme iron enzyme, whose protein sequence is MQPQPRLDERDYLIPIDGDPGDLESTALPLHWVTERLRRCGADNVILFIDACRRGGRRDGLGMGEEKQQGVITLFSCSPREASYEIEELQQGAFTHVLLESLRLEGEGNCATVERLYQRLRNRVPQISQDFNKPLQTPYGFVEPPTKYHLILLPRRANLADIVTLKNDALSAEVRRNYQVAKQLWIRVLAVSPADSKAIEAIERLALGSAQPQPTVDLSSHPSPTEKSGSRDGKPSSSISQPPPPLAKPSNPTFEFDIVTIERVEKTGLLGMGRPKVITTTRRGRAEYFTEDLGAGVMLEMVAIPGGTFKMGAPEGEPESDESQRPQHQVKVPSFWMGKFPVTQAQWKQVALLPQVKLELNPDPTGFKGLNRPVERVSWFEAVEFCARLSKTTGREYRLPSEAEWEYACRAGTTTPFHFGETITTDLANYCGTGWTYEGTVYPGNYGQGPKGIYREQTTDVGSFPPNAFGLYDMHGNVWEWCLDYWHENYEEAPTDGSAWNVGGASDRSLRGGSWYGVPGVCRSAVRLRVAPGYQSDSFGFRVVCGSPRTLP